A genomic window from Streptomyces mirabilis includes:
- a CDS encoding glycoside hydrolase family 6 protein, translating to MYGSKGAGARASVVVVGALLVLAGCSSGGGGDKSDGSGSKVTQQPKNSDPFWVNPAGNAAEQVAAYVKAGKKDDAEQIRKIAEQPTGEWIGPENPEREARGFTEAAQQADRAAILVLYNIPHRDCGQFSQGGAADGDAYKAWIDGVARGIQDRPATVILEPDAILHLVNQCTPAQFQEERYFLLETAVTKLKALKNTKVYLDAGNAGWGHPDQIFQPLKRAGIDRADGFSVNVSNFYSTKDSLAYGRQLSAKVGGKHFVIDTSRNGNGPYTAGEADENWCNPPGRALGETPTTKTADPLVDAYLWVKRPGESDGECKGGPKAGEWWPEYALKLAKSSN from the coding sequence ATGTACGGCAGCAAGGGGGCCGGGGCTCGGGCGTCCGTCGTGGTGGTGGGGGCGTTGCTGGTGCTCGCGGGGTGTTCCTCCGGGGGCGGCGGCGACAAGAGCGACGGTTCCGGTTCCAAGGTCACACAACAGCCCAAGAACTCCGACCCGTTCTGGGTCAACCCGGCGGGCAACGCGGCCGAGCAGGTCGCCGCGTACGTCAAGGCGGGCAAGAAGGACGACGCCGAGCAGATCCGCAAGATAGCCGAACAGCCGACCGGCGAGTGGATCGGGCCGGAGAATCCCGAGCGGGAGGCGCGCGGTTTCACCGAGGCGGCGCAGCAGGCCGACCGGGCGGCCATCCTGGTCCTCTACAACATCCCGCACCGCGACTGCGGCCAGTTCTCGCAGGGCGGCGCGGCGGACGGCGACGCCTACAAGGCCTGGATCGACGGGGTCGCCCGCGGCATCCAGGACCGGCCCGCCACGGTGATCCTGGAACCGGACGCCATTCTGCACCTGGTCAACCAGTGCACTCCGGCGCAGTTCCAGGAGGAGCGGTACTTCCTCCTCGAGACCGCGGTCACCAAGCTCAAGGCCCTGAAGAACACGAAGGTGTACCTCGACGCGGGCAACGCGGGCTGGGGTCACCCCGACCAGATCTTCCAGCCGCTGAAGCGGGCGGGCATCGACCGGGCCGACGGCTTCTCCGTCAACGTCTCCAATTTCTACTCGACCAAGGACTCCCTCGCGTACGGCAGGCAACTGTCCGCGAAGGTCGGCGGCAAGCATTTCGTCATCGACACCAGCCGCAACGGAAACGGCCCCTACACGGCCGGCGAGGCGGACGAGAACTGGTGCAATCCGCCGGGGCGCGCGCTGGGCGAGACCCCGACGACCAAGACCGCCGATCCGCTCGTCGACGCGTATCTCTGGGTCAAGCGGCCGGGTGAGTCGGACGGGGAGTGCAAGGGGGGTCCGAAGGCGGGCGAATGGTGGCCCGAGTACGCCCTGAAGCTGGCCAAGTCATCCAACTGA
- a CDS encoding class F sortase produces MSDDMPAHGRSSGAGRLLTGVAWAVLLLGLWLWGRDLTDVRQGIAAPTTGDIAAVGRPPEVRLPPALKPLTSAVPQRIDIPSMGVQAPVVGRGLDGQGAIDPPPFDQPGVVGWYAAGVRPGAAGTALFVGHVDTETRPAVFYKLSTVRPGQTVRVVRDDGTVAEFTVDDVQVFPRDHFDARQAYGPRESGRAELRLVTCGGTFDRASRTYTANVVVSAYLTGHG; encoded by the coding sequence ATGTCCGACGACATGCCCGCACACGGGCGTTCCTCCGGCGCCGGCCGGCTGCTGACCGGTGTCGCCTGGGCGGTGCTGCTGCTCGGGCTGTGGCTGTGGGGCCGTGACCTGACCGACGTACGGCAGGGGATAGCGGCGCCGACGACGGGGGACATCGCGGCGGTCGGACGACCGCCCGAGGTACGGCTGCCACCCGCGCTGAAGCCGCTGACGAGCGCGGTGCCGCAGCGCATCGACATTCCCTCGATGGGGGTGCAGGCGCCGGTCGTGGGCCGCGGGCTCGACGGGCAGGGGGCGATCGATCCGCCGCCCTTCGACCAGCCGGGCGTGGTCGGCTGGTACGCCGCCGGGGTGCGGCCGGGGGCGGCCGGGACCGCGTTGTTCGTGGGGCACGTCGACACCGAGACCCGGCCCGCGGTCTTCTACAAACTCAGCACGGTACGGCCGGGGCAGACGGTCCGGGTGGTCCGCGACGACGGGACGGTCGCCGAGTTCACCGTGGACGACGTGCAGGTCTTCCCGCGCGACCACTTCGACGCCCGACAGGCCTACGGGCCACGGGAGTCGGGGCGGGCCGAGCTGCGGCTCGTCACCTGCGGCGGCACCTTCGACCGGGCCAGCCGCACCTACACCGCGAACGTGGTCGTGTCGGCGTACCTGACGGGCCACGGATGA